Genomic segment of Oncorhynchus keta strain PuntledgeMale-10-30-2019 chromosome 5, Oket_V2, whole genome shotgun sequence:
GCATAGTtaaaccaggtgtgttgaattaaAGACAGGGCAGCATAGTtaaaccaggtgtgttgaattaaAGACAGGGCAGCATAGTtaaaccaggtgtgttgaattaaAGACAGGGCAGCATAGTtaaaccaggtgtgttgaattaaAGACAGGGCAGCATAGTtaaaccaggtgtgttgaattaaAGACAGGGCAGCATAGTtaaaccaggtgtgttgaattaaAGACAGGGCAGCATAGTtaaaccaggtgtgttgaattaaAGACAGAGCAGCATAGTtaaaccaggtgtgttgaattaaAGACAGAGCAGCATAGTtaaaccaggtgtgttgaattaaAGACAGGGCAGCATAGTtaaaccaggtgtgttgaattaaAGGAGAAGCAAACGACCAGAGGAATCTAGGACCAGGAGGGGAACCAGACTTTCATCTGTTTGGGAGCAAAACCTCGCCAATATGTTACACCCAAACAGTCTACACTTATGCACAGTCTGAACGGACGGTAAAAACGTGGGTCTATAAAGCATTTTACTGTTGTTCTCTTCCATCCCATAACACCCTTAAACCATCAGTGTCTGACTGACCAGTAAAACGGAAATAGATTATTTCAGTAGAGTTAAaacatgtctccctctcttccgctCTTCTAGTGATCAGGGCCAAGGTGGTTGGAAAGAAAGTGGTTGAGGCTGGTAATGACGTCTATGGCAACACCATCAAGAGGATCAAGTACGACATCAAACAGATCAAGGTATGAACAGACTTTTTATTAGGTGCTTTCTGCAGTCAGTGAAGTTCAGACCTGCATATGGACATGTTTGATaggtccttctcttcctctccttgtgATTGGATAGATGTTCAAAGGTCCTGACCGGGATATCGACGCCATCTTCACTGCACCCTCCTCAGCCGTTTGTGGGGTTACTCTGGAAACCAACGGCAACAAGGAGTATCTCTTCACAGGTGCGGTTCTCACTATGTTACCAAGATCTATTGCCAGTACTGGTTCAACTACCAATAAATGCTTACAGCATTATGACCAtcccactgaccatcctactgaccatcctactgaccatcctactgaccatcccactgaccatcctactgaccatCCCACTGACCATCCCACTGACCAtcccactgaccatcctactgaccatCCCACTGACTACATcctactgaccatcctactgaccatcctactgactaCATCCTACTGACTACATCCTACTGACCAtcccactgaccatcctactgaccatcctactgaccatcctactgaccatCCCACTGACTGCATcctactgaccatcctactgaccatcctactgaccatcctactgaccatCCCACTGACCATCCCACTGACCATCCCACTGACTACATcctactgaccatcctactgaccatcctactgactaCATCCTACTGACTACATCCTACTGACCAtcccactgaccatcctactgaccatcctactgaccatcctactgaccatcctactgacatcctactgaccatcctactgaccatcctactgaccatcccactgaccatcctactgaccatcctactgaccatcccactgaccatcctactgaccatcctactgaccatcctactgaccatCCCACTGACCATCCCATcctactgaccatcctactgaccatcccactgaccatcctactgaccatcccactgaccatcctactgaccatcctactgaccatcccactgaccatcctactgaccatcccactgaccatcctactgaccatCCCACTGACCATCCCACTGACCAtcccactgaccatcctactgaccatcccactgaccatcctactgaccatcccactgaccatcctactgaccatcccactgaccatcctactgaccatCCCACTGACCAtcccactgaccatcctactgaccatcctactgaccatcccactgaccatcctactgaccatCCCACTGACCAtcccactgaccatcctactgaccatCCCACTGACCATCCCACTGACCATTCCACTGACTGCATGCTGTATGAGAAAACAAGTACTTTAGAACAATACATTTTGGTACAACTTCAGGTTTTAATTTataataattttttttaaatcaatgtttgtttttaaatgaatgatgtatagccattgattcttgacgAATATAGCTTGTCTATTAGTAATGtctttagttcaactgttgtaccccatcataACCCAAAATACAAGCTTGTTTTCATTTGAATCACATGCATGGTCAGTgtttgcatccatagctctgtctatgaatttgagggTGGTTCCGTTTCTTCAGCCCTTCCCTCAGCTTGTTACCCAAACCGTGGCGGGGTGTCTGCTTTGTTATTGTTGGAACTGCAGATTTCTAAATGAATCATGACAAATGTTATACATGCTTATGAATGAACCATTTTATCATTCTTATAAATGTTTATAAATATTGAAATATGAATTGATTTGAAGTATTTATGTACACTAGTTATAAATAGTTTATGAATGCTTATTCAAGTTATTATAAAGTGTTACCCACTcgaagagttccagtgttcctgtctgtatCAGTATGTTTTCTCTATGGGACATAGACTCACTATCTCCTCTGTCTGCAGGCAAGCTGGAGACGGATGGAACCATGCATGTAACACTGTGTGACTTTATTGAGTCTTGGGAGGCCATGAGTGCCACGCAAAAGAAGAGTTTGACTCAACGCTATGAGAGTGGCTGCAAGTGcaaggtgtgtgtgggtgtgtttgatGGGAATTATATGAATATTACAGTACACCAGTTTTGTTCAATATTTACACAGCACATTTTCTTAAAAAGATTACTCTGGTCACATTGGCAAACGCTAGAGAATTGGGGTAATGATCAGTCGGTGATCtgggtctttctctctttctgctccgATCCACAGATCATCCGCTGCACTTCCATCCCCTGTACGATCAGCGCCCCAGAGGAGTGTCTGTGGACGGACTGGGTGATGGAAAAGAGCCACAGTGGTCCCCAGGCCCAACACTTTGCCTGTATCAATAGGAGCGATGGGTCCTGTGCCTGGTACAGGGGGATAGCACCCCCCAAGAAGGAGTTCCTGGATATTGAAGACCCCTAAACTCTTCAGGCCATCCACTCACTATTCAGAGTGACTAAAGATGTCTGCAATTAATACATGGAAAAAACAAAAGTACGCAAAGCTACGAATCCAAATAATTATGATTAAATGAATCAGTGAAGTAGTTAATAACAATGAATTACAAGACCCATATTGACTTGTCCAGTTGTCCAGTTGTGATGTCACATAGAGAGGTCAGGTGACAGGTTGCAGGAAATAGTCCGTATGCAAGAGAGCAACAATCTGGAGAAAACAGCACTTTCTGACCCCCTCACCGCTCTAAAAGCGCTTACTGGTCACTTCTTGTACAAGTGCAATAAAAAGAAACTACAAATCAAATATAGAGCTTCAAGTATTAATTGATCTTGTGCCGTTCATTTGTCGCTCGCTTTTAAACTGGAACCAAAGGTGTTATTGAAACCCAAAAGGGTGATATCAAAGTGTTGTTGGCCGATGTGGTCGTGTTTCTAAATAGAACATTATTCCTAAAGAATACCATCCTAAAGCCTGGGGCATGTTCAGCTGGGCACAATATTGTAGAACGTTCAGATCGTATGTTATATACATGAAGAACAAACATTTTTCTCTGACATAAAGGAGAGAATCATGTAAGCTCTATTCAttgcatttctatctgcaacattcAACCTTTGCCTACAACATTCAACACTAGCCTCCTGAACGTAGCCCTGAAGTAGTTTAGGTCGAAACCAGGGCTTCAGTTTTGTAATGTCATTGACCAAATTAAACATGACTCAGATGCAGTGGAGGctagtgggaggagctataggaggatgggctcattatAATAGCTGAAATTGAATAAATTGAACGAGTCAAACATCTGgtttgatactgttccatttattccatacCAGCCATGAcaacgagcccgtcctcctatagatcctcccaccagcctccgctGCTCAGATTATTTCTTCCTTGCTTCATAAGTCTGATAATATTATTCTTGGTGTATATTCTTCGGTGGGATAAATATTCTGTTCATTTTAATGTACTAGACAGGAGTGGTCTAAAAAAATAGGTGCTGTGTCGTATAACTAGAAGTGCTTCATCATTCCTATTATAATATTAACTGGCTTATCTAAGGTCTTACTATGGACCAAAACCCTTTGTTGATTTCTCTGCAACGGAGACTGTAAACCTGGCTGCTATGTTTATATACCTACACTGCACATGCCACACAGTACAGTCTGAAAACAAGGTCATTGAATCTTCCATTATTTTGTTATGTACGTATTTTATATTTGTTTAGTTCTGGTATCATTATAATATTTTGCTTTGGTTGTTTTGTCTCTTGGTGTAATGCCTCTGTGTAAGAACATATTTCATTAGAGAAATTGGGAGACTCGTTATACCTTTTTGCAAATTACATGTGTTCtttgtaaaaaaaacacaaacttTTTTGTTGTGTGAATATTCTCAAATTGTGATTGGGGTAAAGG
This window contains:
- the LOC118372799 gene encoding metalloproteinase inhibitor 2-like; the encoded protein is MTWSISSCFITLVVLFLWRVEDIAEACSCSPAHPQQAFCNADVVIRAKVVGKKVVEAGNDVYGNTIKRIKYDIKQIKMFKGPDRDIDAIFTAPSSAVCGVTLETNGNKEYLFTGKLETDGTMHVTLCDFIESWEAMSATQKKSLTQRYESGCKCKIIRCTSIPCTISAPEECLWTDWVMEKSHSGPQAQHFACINRSDGSCAWYRGIAPPKKEFLDIEDP